The proteins below are encoded in one region of Pseudophryne corroboree isolate aPseCor3 chromosome 8, aPseCor3.hap2, whole genome shotgun sequence:
- the LOC134949468 gene encoding uncharacterized protein LOC134949468 → MYGGYSESRTVSSCVTELEDPNQKNTCGLANGKRQGETISMQCDMQDDHEAQECNSLNIRLSNVCSQSKSCLMLWGQQQPEDFIVNESPMSLEDYKLLNTLEAEGASANLDFISICPNESSEVTEPCIPDPVAEPPSLDADSKQMSPNKLSPGHLEHQSYLPDQLPELKPQFPFNINGFGNNHDTTWCPEGKGPAVMHHIDCSEEDIDVLIDKESVLNPDILIQQIHNEYESLFRRDKTVHVFHEALNSNWQLNDQKEEMTQSYAPDKKFCCILGWTAYVSGKQLQCSCTPTTETRAPTRKPGLRQIKKPVRYQSKN, encoded by the coding sequence ATGTATGGTGGATACTCAGAAAGTAGGACTGTAAGCAGCTGCGTGACAGAACTAGAAGATCCCAATCAGAAGAATACATGTGGATTAGCAAATGGGAAGAGGCAGGGTGAAACGATTTCTATGCAATGCGACATGCAGGATGACCATGAAGCGCAGGAATGTAATTCCCTAAATATACGGCTGTCCAACGTCTGCTCCCAGAGCAAAAGCTGCTTGATGCTTTGGGGTCAGCAGCAGCCAGAAGATTTCATAGTTAATGAAAGCCCTATGAGTTTAGAAGACTATAAACTGCTGAATACATTAGAAGCAGAAGGCGCATCTGCAAATCTTGATTTCATATCCATATGTCCTAATGAATCTTCTGAAGTGACAGAACCATGCATCCCAGATCCCGTAGCAGAGCCACCTTCCTTAGATGCTGATAGCAAACAAATGAGCCCAAATAAATTATCTCCTGGGCACCTAGAACACCAGTCGTATCTACCAGATCAGTTACCCGAATTGAAGCCACAGTTTCCGTTCAACATTAATGGCTTTGGAAACAATCACGATACGACTTGGTGCCCAGAAGGTAAAGGACCTGCAGTGATGCATCACATAGACTGTTCTGAGGAGGATATTGACGTGCTTATTGACAAAGAAAGTGTTTTAAACCCAGACATTCTGATTCAACAGATTCACAACGAGTACGAAAGTCTGTTCCGCAGAGATAAAACTGTTCATGTGTTTCATGAAGCACTGAATTCAAACTGGCAATTAAACGACCAGAAAGAAGAAATGACGCAAAGTTACGCACCTGACAAAAAATTTTGTTGCATATTAGGTTGGACAGCATATGTCAGTGGAAAACAGTTGCAATGTTCATGTACACCTACCACAGAGACACGCGCACCTACCAGAAAACCCGGACTGCGTCAGATAAAAAAGCCAGTCAGATACCAGTCGAAGAATTAG